The sequence CACTAAAGCAATTAATATTTGCTTTTTTAAATTACTCCTTAAAGTTTTTCCGTTCAATCATATAATAAACCAACGGCACCACAAGCAATGTAAGCACTGTAGAAACAATGGACCCACCCATTAATGAAATTGCAAGTCCTTGAAAAATTGGGTCGAATAGAATTACAAATGCGCCAATCACAACGGTTCCGGCTGTTAATAAAATTGGAGTTGTTCGCACTGCTCCTGCTTCTATAACAGCTTGTTTTAGTGGAATTCCTTCCGCGGTTCGTAAATTTATAAAGTCTATTAATAATACTGAATTTCGCACCATAATTCCAGCGAGGGCAATCATTCCGATAAAGGAAGTAGCTGTAAAAAACGCGCCCATAATCCAGTGTCCGAGTACAATTCCTATTAAAGATAATGGTATTGCAACCATCATTACTATTGGAGCCTTAAAGTTTTGAAACCAACCTACAATCAAAATGTAAATGATGATGATTACTCCTAAGAATGCAATTCCCAAATCGCGGAATACTTCAAGCGTAATTTGCCATTCGCCATCCCATTTCACTGTATAATCGTCTTCATATTCTGGCTGTTGCAAATACAGTTCATTCATTTTATAACCAGCTGGTAATTTAATTTCGTTCAGCTTATCGGTCATTCCCAGAATAGCGTAAACAGGGCTTTCGAGCTCCCCTGCCATATCTGCCAATACATAAACCACTCGTTTTTGGTTTTTGCGGTAAATACTTTTTGCACGAATGGTTTCTTCAATCGTTACCAAATCGCCCACAGAAACCATATTGCCTTGTTTTGAAGCAATTTGCAATTGCGAAATATCCTGAATTGTAGATTTTTCCTTTTCATCTAAAGCCAATAAAATTCCAACTTGTTCTACAACGTTTTCATCGTAAAGATTGGTTACTGACTTGTTTGAAAGTGCCATATTCATTGTATAAACAATTTGTTGCGGCGCAATTCCGTAACGCATTGCTTTTTCTTTGTCTATTATAAATTCGTATTCCGTTTGATCGTCTTCAACCATCCAATCAACATCCACAACATCTTGAGTTTCGTTCAAAATGTTTTCAACTTGTTTTGCAACTGCAATTTGTTGGTCATAATCTGGCCCGTATATTTCAGCTACAATCGTTGAAAGTACTGGTGGTCCTGGCGGAGCTTCAACGATTTTTATATTCGCGCCAAACTTCTTTCCTATTTCTTGAATACGTGGTCTAATTAGTTTTGCGATATCGTGACTTTGAAGTTTTCTATCGTCCTTATTAACCAAATTTACCTGAATATCAGCCATATTGCTGCCACCACGTAAATCGTAATGGCGTACCAAACCGTTAAAAGTTATCGGCGCAGAAGTACCCACATAATTTTGATAATTCACTACCAATGGCTGTGTTGACAGGTATTGTCCAATTTCTTTAGCAACTACAGCTGTTCGTTCTAAAGTTGTTCCTTCAGGCATATCGATCACAACTTGCATTTCGTTTTTATTGTCGAAAGGAAGCATTTTTACAGCAACCGCATTTGTGAAAAACATCATTACAGAACCTAAAAGCATTATGACTGTGATTCCTAAAAATAGCCAGCGTGTTTTTATATTTTCAATTAAAGGAGTTTCTAATTTTGAATAAAGTCTATAGATGAAAGTGCTTTCTAAAGGTTTTTCTTCTTTCGGTGCTCTTCCTTTTTTGTCCTTTTCACGAAGGAAAATGTAACCCAAATACGGCGTAATTGTTAATGCAACAAACAACGAAAGTATCATAGCGATAGAAGCTCCAATTGGCATTGGCGACATATAAGGCCCCATTAATCCTGAAACAAACGCCATCGGCAATACCGAAGCAATTACCGTGAAAGTTGCTAAAATCGTTGGATTTCCTACTTCATTTATCGCGTAAATAGCTGCCTGCTTAAACGGTAAGCGTTTCATTTTGAAATGCCTATGCATATTTTCGGCAATAATAATGGAGTCATCAACGACGATTCCCGTAACGAAAACTAGTGCGAAAAGTGTAATTCTATTCAGTGTATAATCGAGTAGATAATAACTCAAAAGCGTTAATGCAAACGTAATTGGCACCGAAAGGAAAACTACCAAACCACCACGCCAGCCCATTGCCAGCATTACAATTAAAGTAACAGCAAAGATTGCTCCTAGAAGGTGCATCAATAATTCTGAAACTTTTTGTGAAGCGGTTTCGCCGTAATTTCTCGTGATTTCTACGTGAACATCATCTGGAATTAGGTTGCTTCGTAAATGATCTACTTTATCGATAATTACATTGGCAATTTTCATAGCATCCGCACCTTTTCTTTTTGCTACGGAAATGGTTACCGCAGGATATTCTGAAAGATAGTTTGAAGCATTTTCCGTAGCTCCGCCATAACCGAAGGAAACATAATTTCTCGGAATTTCGGGCCCGTCAAAAATTGCTGCAATCTGTTTTAAATAAATAGGTTGATTTTGTTGAACACCAACAACCAAGTTTTCAACATCGGTTGCAGACTTTAAAAAATTGCCCGTTGTAACCAAAAACTCCGTATCGTTTTTATCAAAACTGCCCGAGCTCAATTGCTGGTTGTTTGCCTTTATCATTTCGGCAACGCCCAAGAAGTCTAGACCGCTAGCAGCCAATTTATCTTTGTCTAAAACTACTCGCAGCTGTCTATTACGGCCACCAACTTTTTTGGTGGTGGAAACTTCTTTTACTTTTTCAATTTCCTGAGTCAGCTCGTCGGCGATTTGCTTTATTTGAAAATCATCATAATTTTCGCTCCAAAGTGTAACGCCCAACATTGGCACATCATCGATGGCACGAGGTTTTACAAGCGGCATGGTAACGCCCGGAGGCATTTTGTCCATATGCTTGTTCATTTCGTTGTAAAGTTTTACGAAGGAACGCTCAATATCTTCACCCACATAAAACTGAACAATTACCATTGCCCCTTCTTTCGAGGAGGTGGAATACACATATTCAACCCCAGGAATGTTGGAAACCAATTTTTCCAAAGGTTTCACAACCCTCGATTCTACTTCGGTTGGCGATGCACCTGGATAACCTACAAAGATATCGGCCATTGCAACATCAATTTGCGGTTCTTCCTCGCGCGGTATTAAAAACGAGGCCCACACACCAACGACCATAAACACGATCATCAAAAGCACTGTAAGCTTCGAGCCTATAAATAACTTGGCAATTTTGCCTGCTAATCCGTCCTTCATCGTTATTGCTTAATGGTTATTTTCGCCCCGTTGAAAAGTTTTCCTTCGGAAGAAATAATATAGTTTTCGTCTGCATTAAGTCCTGAAAGTATTTCCACATTGTCGCCGAAAGTTCGACCTATTCTTAACCAGCGAAGTATTGCAGTATTGCTTTCGCTCACTGTGTAAATTCCTGTTAATTGTCCGCGTTTTACCAAAGCTTCTTCTGGTACTAAAACTGATGTAACATCGGTTTTCTTTTCAATTGGAAACTGAACCGTCGCATACATTCCTGAAAGAATGCTGGCTTCAGTCTTATCTAAAACCACTTTTACCAAAAACTGTCCGCCCGTATTTCTAGCGGAAGTACTTACTTCGGTGACTGTTGCAGGAATTATTTTATCTGAAGATTTTACAATTACTTTCACTTCACTTCCAGGTTTTATTTTTGAAATTTCGCTTTCGGGAACTGAAGCAGTAACTTCAAAATTCCCTGGGCCTTCAACCGAAATTAATGGCATTCCTGGATTTGCCATATCGCCAGCTTCAATAAATTTGTTGGTAACAACTCCGTTAAAAGGAGCGCGAAGACTTACATACGCAAATTGCGATTGTACTTCGTTTTTCATTTGTCTTGCACCTTCAAGTCTTGCTTTTGCCATTTCATATCTGGCGCGTTGATCATCAAGTTCCTTCTGGCTTGCACTTTTATCTGCAAACAGATTTTGGAAACGTTGGTAATCTTTTTCGGCATTGTTGAAAGCCGCCTTAGCTTCCGTAATCCCAGCGCTTGTCTGCGCGTTTTTTGCAGAAAGATCAGAATTATTGATGCTTACTAACAATTGTCCTTTTGAAACTTTATCACCCACATTTACGTGAACTTTATCCACAAAGCCCATCATTCTCGTACTAAGAGTGGCGCTGTTGGCGGCTTCTATTTTTCCGCTGGCAGTTAAAAAAGGCGTGTTATTTTCAGCGGCAACCGAACTAACTGTTACTACAACTTCTGGGGAATTATCCACGATTTTTTCTTCGGAAGTATTATTACAGGCTGTAAAACTGATTACTGCTGAAAATAAGAGGAGCGTATATATATTTTTCATTGGTGGTTAGTTTTTTGTTAAAAATTGAAGGTATGCTAAAGCGTAATTATGCTGAAAAACGGTGTTGAAAAATTCTAACTGTTTTTGCGAAAACTGGGTTTCGGCCATTAACAAATCGGTTGTTCTTTCTAGACCTTCGGTAAATCTATTGGTGCGAATACGCAAGGCTTCTTTTGATTGTTCGAGTGCCAATTCGGTCAATTTTAAATTGTTTTTGGAGTCTTGAAACATACGTTTTGCTTTGTTAATTTCTAATTGGCTTTCGGCTTTGTATTGATCTAATTCAAGATTTGCTTGATTGAATTCAACTTTGCTTTTTTGTGTTTTTCCGAAACGCTTGGAGCCTTCAAAAAGATTCCAAGTTAGGGCTGCGCCATATAAATATCCGTTCGCATCTGCTTGAAAAATCTGGTCGTCGTATAGTTCGTAGCTTCCGAAAGCGTTTAGTCTTGGGAGAAATGTCATTTTATCTGCTTTGTAATTTTGCTTGTAAGCTTCGGTAGCAAACTCCATTGCTTGAATATCTGCTCTAGAATTTGAAAGTTTTTCAGCAAAACTTAATTCCGAAGCAACCATCAAAGAATCCGTTGGTTTTAAAACTCCCTCAACTTCTTCATTCATAAGCACGGCAAGATATTCCGAAGCATTTATCACATTACTTTTTGCGTATTGCAATTGGTTTTCTACTTCGGTAACACGCACTTGCACAGCTAAAACATCGCTTTGCTGCAAATAACCTTGCTTAAAACTGTTGTTTGCCAAACGAAGGTTTTCATTGGCAGCTTTATGAGCAGTTTCCAAAACGGTCACACTTTTATAGGCTAATTGCAATTGCATATACGCCTTTTCGGTTTCCAAAGAAAGATAATCGCCAGTCCTAGCTAGTTGCATTTGAGTTGCGTTCCACTTTGCTTTTGCTGCTTTTCTTTGATAAATACCGTCAACATTTATAAGAGGTTGTTGCACTTCAAATTTTGTGGCGAACATGTTAATCTGTGAAGGATTGTTTAAATTATTAGGATTAAAATCTGCTTGTGTAACTATTTCCTGATTCAGTTTAAAACCGAAAGCCATTAGCGGATTTGTAGTTGCCATTCCGCTATGCGAAGCACTTATGTTTGGCAAAAAAACTGCATTAGTCTGGTTGTAATCGCCTTTTGCCGCAAGTACTTGCTGCTCGCCTATCTTCAATTTATTATTTTGCTGAATCACCTTTTCCAGTACTGCTGCTTTGGAAATTGGGACTGTTTGCTGCGCAAATAGTATTGCTGGCAATAAACCAAATAGCGTAATTATAATTTTAATCTTCATTGCTACATTTAATTTGCGGCAAAAATACATTAGAAATTAGAGTGTGTAAGTAACTAATGTTACCAAAGACAGTATTGAGAATGAATAAT comes from Aequorivita sublithincola DSM 14238 and encodes:
- a CDS encoding efflux RND transporter permease subunit, with protein sequence MKDGLAGKIAKLFIGSKLTVLLMIVFMVVGVWASFLIPREEEPQIDVAMADIFVGYPGASPTEVESRVVKPLEKLVSNIPGVEYVYSTSSKEGAMVIVQFYVGEDIERSFVKLYNEMNKHMDKMPPGVTMPLVKPRAIDDVPMLGVTLWSENYDDFQIKQIADELTQEIEKVKEVSTTKKVGGRNRQLRVVLDKDKLAASGLDFLGVAEMIKANNQQLSSGSFDKNDTEFLVTTGNFLKSATDVENLVVGVQQNQPIYLKQIAAIFDGPEIPRNYVSFGYGGATENASNYLSEYPAVTISVAKRKGADAMKIANVIIDKVDHLRSNLIPDDVHVEITRNYGETASQKVSELLMHLLGAIFAVTLIVMLAMGWRGGLVVFLSVPITFALTLLSYYLLDYTLNRITLFALVFVTGIVVDDSIIIAENMHRHFKMKRLPFKQAAIYAINEVGNPTILATFTVIASVLPMAFVSGLMGPYMSPMPIGASIAMILSLFVALTITPYLGYIFLREKDKKGRAPKEEKPLESTFIYRLYSKLETPLIENIKTRWLFLGITVIMLLGSVMMFFTNAVAVKMLPFDNKNEMQVVIDMPEGTTLERTAVVAKEIGQYLSTQPLVVNYQNYVGTSAPITFNGLVRHYDLRGGSNMADIQVNLVNKDDRKLQSHDIAKLIRPRIQEIGKKFGANIKIVEAPPGPPVLSTIVAEIYGPDYDQQIAVAKQVENILNETQDVVDVDWMVEDDQTEYEFIIDKEKAMRYGIAPQQIVYTMNMALSNKSVTNLYDENVVEQVGILLALDEKEKSTIQDISQLQIASKQGNMVSVGDLVTIEETIRAKSIYRKNQKRVVYVLADMAGELESPVYAILGMTDKLNEIKLPAGYKMNELYLQQPEYEDDYTVKWDGEWQITLEVFRDLGIAFLGVIIIIYILIVGWFQNFKAPIVMMVAIPLSLIGIVLGHWIMGAFFTATSFIGMIALAGIMVRNSVLLIDFINLRTAEGIPLKQAVIEAGAVRTTPILLTAGTVVIGAFVILFDPIFQGLAISLMGGSIVSTVLTLLVVPLVYYMIERKNFKE
- a CDS encoding efflux RND transporter periplasmic adaptor subunit, whose product is MKNIYTLLLFSAVISFTACNNTSEEKIVDNSPEVVVTVSSVAAENNTPFLTASGKIEAANSATLSTRMMGFVDKVHVNVGDKVSKGQLLVSINNSDLSAKNAQTSAGITEAKAAFNNAEKDYQRFQNLFADKSASQKELDDQRARYEMAKARLEGARQMKNEVQSQFAYVSLRAPFNGVVTNKFIEAGDMANPGMPLISVEGPGNFEVTASVPESEISKIKPGSEVKVIVKSSDKIIPATVTEVSTSARNTGGQFLVKVVLDKTEASILSGMYATVQFPIEKKTDVTSVLVPEEALVKRGQLTGIYTVSESNTAILRWLRIGRTFGDNVEILSGLNADENYIISSEGKLFNGAKITIKQ
- a CDS encoding TolC family protein produces the protein MKIKIIITLFGLLPAILFAQQTVPISKAAVLEKVIQQNNKLKIGEQQVLAAKGDYNQTNAVFLPNISASHSGMATTNPLMAFGFKLNQEIVTQADFNPNNLNNPSQINMFATKFEVQQPLINVDGIYQRKAAKAKWNATQMQLARTGDYLSLETEKAYMQLQLAYKSVTVLETAHKAANENLRLANNSFKQGYLQQSDVLAVQVRVTEVENQLQYAKSNVINASEYLAVLMNEEVEGVLKPTDSLMVASELSFAEKLSNSRADIQAMEFATEAYKQNYKADKMTFLPRLNAFGSYELYDDQIFQADANGYLYGAALTWNLFEGSKRFGKTQKSKVEFNQANLELDQYKAESQLEINKAKRMFQDSKNNLKLTELALEQSKEALRIRTNRFTEGLERTTDLLMAETQFSQKQLEFFNTVFQHNYALAYLQFLTKN